Proteins encoded by one window of Halobacteriovorax sp. GB3:
- a CDS encoding DUF2515 family protein, translated as MKRFIIATFFVLSQSILAVTYKSNGPIDGLSHIKDLVDSNWSIQIKNYSCLEDRALDWKKKANQIVETDSLDKFQTSPRLRILEEGILKNALINYAYSRLFIEHMSENETPYAFWLGSATYGSRQVGHELRDAYYKLAKLSKHDGFPYLKELLKSEKHIKGIKAFVFYFKEFSYYMATSNQAIYQDIFWQFLAAKYCGPQFVSRMLLNEALKMRKRSDYKDHYERMALAWKRMSSKNADTILRGNLDLLWDEQNFVLQPLLYNPWHAKIVSASKFFNSFAVPGIPGVHGELLDFNDYSKLHDQKNNLSNFESRMKWVSYLVKNHKDYFVDQHNKGLLEKLFYDVQEESLLVLGDYL; from the coding sequence ATGAAACGTTTTATCATCGCAACATTTTTCGTTCTCTCACAAAGTATCTTGGCCGTTACCTATAAATCCAATGGCCCTATCGATGGTCTCTCACATATTAAAGATCTTGTGGATTCCAATTGGTCTATTCAAATAAAAAATTACTCATGCTTAGAAGATCGTGCCCTAGATTGGAAAAAAAAGGCCAATCAAATTGTTGAAACAGATTCACTTGATAAATTTCAAACAAGCCCTAGACTGCGCATTTTAGAAGAGGGGATCTTAAAAAATGCTCTCATCAATTACGCTTACTCACGACTTTTCATTGAGCATATGAGCGAAAATGAAACGCCTTATGCCTTCTGGCTCGGTTCGGCCACTTATGGTTCTAGACAAGTTGGTCACGAACTAAGAGATGCCTACTATAAATTGGCAAAGCTTTCCAAGCACGATGGTTTTCCTTACTTAAAAGAATTATTAAAGTCTGAAAAACACATCAAGGGGATTAAGGCCTTTGTCTTTTACTTCAAAGAGTTTAGTTACTATATGGCCACATCCAATCAAGCAATTTACCAAGATATTTTTTGGCAATTTCTTGCAGCGAAATACTGTGGTCCACAATTTGTCAGTCGAATGCTTTTAAACGAGGCCCTAAAAATGAGAAAGAGAAGTGATTATAAAGATCACTACGAAAGAATGGCCCTCGCTTGGAAGAGAATGAGCAGCAAAAATGCCGACACCATTTTAAGAGGTAATCTCGATCTTCTTTGGGATGAACAAAACTTTGTCCTCCAACCACTTCTCTATAACCCGTGGCATGCAAAAATTGTTTCGGCATCAAAATTCTTTAATAGCTTTGCCGTCCCAGGAATTCCTGGAGTTCATGGGGAGCTTCTCGATTTTAATGACTACAGCAAATTACACGATCAAAAAAATAACCTCTCAAATTTCGAATCGAGAATGAAGTGGGTTAGTTATCTTGTAAAAAATCATAAAGACTATTTTGTCGACCAACATAATAAAGGACTTCTTGAAAAACTATTCTACGATGTTCAAGAAGAAAGTTTACTCGTTCTTGGAGACTATCTCTAA
- a CDS encoding CocE/NonD family hydrolase, whose amino-acid sequence MKIQSFKQLNLRDFFYILILSSFGFQTNSYAKNIDYLCAFLKHDFKDSQFEMRARTAITIEEDPLLKLALEGACDKRELLLSEGPVKVYKTLSDSVVLVTGTDPLKGTFTPFYLTKVPSFTSKQTIISSNGDQLVTRVMIPTKKNLKTTILMRTPYHLASPKHYLKDYFRYVGLGYNVIIQPIAGSVLNTGVFKWLNLEKEAKDASATMDWIEKQSWSNGKVILIGTSYPGSLALAGASTNHPSIIATIASSAPTNKNRHSLSNGGSVLGKLAYEIAVNSHIANYERVWPSLYRISQNYNYNQIDPLLNETGFSSFNLDAVANDEKNEKEHRTFIEKIKQTSFSIVHAGGAFSDQDSLDSYENFKDLEDREDNYFILHPDGHSDVTERSLLKRFSQREQSKSSFTNMMKDLMYGRKFCATTASFNFGVNPLAYNPLTKENCYDSSKDFESSFEKVTFKFKYSHDIQNGNSTIQFFKINSHELGIFFGPIRIEVKHKIRNENTVKTTDFSLLLKQKNLPQQSLNIGNIYINEKGDRQSSATSNFTFFSHLDLENEMTLYLIKRDNETKDAKEKLEVESIELTLLRKKAQISKLLNLEAF is encoded by the coding sequence TTGAAAATACAATCTTTTAAACAACTAAACCTTAGAGATTTCTTCTATATCTTGATCTTATCTTCTTTTGGTTTTCAAACAAATAGCTATGCAAAAAACATAGACTACCTTTGCGCATTTTTGAAACATGATTTTAAAGATTCTCAATTTGAGATGAGAGCACGTACAGCAATAACAATCGAAGAAGACCCTTTACTCAAACTAGCACTAGAAGGAGCTTGCGATAAAAGAGAACTCCTTCTAAGCGAAGGCCCTGTTAAGGTTTATAAAACATTAAGTGACTCAGTTGTGCTTGTTACAGGAACTGATCCTTTAAAAGGAACATTTACACCCTTTTATTTAACAAAAGTTCCAAGTTTTACAAGTAAACAAACAATTATCTCATCCAATGGTGATCAACTCGTAACAAGGGTTATGATCCCGACGAAGAAGAATTTAAAAACAACTATTTTAATGAGAACGCCCTACCATCTCGCTTCTCCTAAGCACTATCTAAAAGACTACTTTAGATATGTAGGGCTTGGTTACAATGTGATCATTCAACCCATAGCTGGCTCAGTCCTAAACACAGGAGTGTTTAAGTGGCTTAACTTAGAAAAGGAAGCTAAAGATGCTAGTGCAACAATGGACTGGATAGAAAAGCAATCATGGAGTAACGGTAAAGTGATTCTCATAGGAACATCTTATCCAGGGTCTCTTGCTCTTGCTGGAGCCAGCACCAATCATCCAAGCATCATTGCAACAATAGCCTCCAGCGCGCCGACGAACAAGAATCGTCATAGCCTCTCTAATGGTGGCTCGGTTCTTGGAAAGCTCGCCTATGAGATTGCTGTTAACTCACATATTGCAAACTATGAGAGAGTCTGGCCTTCTCTCTATCGTATAAGTCAAAACTATAACTACAACCAGATTGATCCCTTGCTAAATGAAACGGGATTTTCAAGTTTCAATCTAGATGCAGTGGCCAATGATGAGAAAAATGAAAAAGAACACAGGACCTTCATAGAGAAGATTAAGCAAACAAGTTTTTCAATTGTTCATGCGGGCGGGGCCTTTTCTGATCAAGACAGTCTTGATAGCTATGAAAACTTCAAGGATTTAGAAGATAGAGAAGATAATTATTTTATTCTCCACCCTGATGGGCACTCCGATGTTACTGAGAGATCGCTTCTAAAAAGATTTTCACAAAGAGAACAATCAAAATCATCATTCACAAATATGATGAAAGATCTCATGTACGGAAGAAAGTTTTGCGCGACAACAGCAAGCTTTAATTTTGGCGTCAATCCTTTGGCCTATAATCCACTAACGAAAGAGAATTGTTACGATTCTTCCAAAGACTTCGAGTCTAGTTTTGAAAAAGTAACATTTAAATTTAAGTATTCGCACGATATCCAAAATGGAAATTCCACTATTCAATTTTTTAAAATTAATAGTCACGAGCTTGGAATATTCTTTGGTCCAATAAGAATCGAAGTGAAGCATAAAATAAGAAATGAAAATACTGTTAAAACCACGGATTTCTCTCTCTTATTAAAGCAAAAAAACTTACCACAACAAAGTCTCAACATTGGTAATATCTATATCAATGAAAAAGGCGATCGACAGTCATCTGCGACAAGTAATTTTACATTCTTTTCACATCTAGACCTTGAAAACGAAATGACACTTTATTTAATTAAAAGAGATAATGAAACAAAAGATGCTAAAGAAAAGCTTGAAGTAGAGTCAATTGAATTGACTCTACTTAGAAAGAAAGCTCAAATTAGTAAACTTCTTAATCTAGAAGCATTCTAA
- a CDS encoding HAD family hydrolase encodes MTEYRVIDLIGELKKGIKMIDKNKIKVVAFDADDTLWVNEPFFRSAEAKFFQILEKYIEKRDFQDELYANEVKNLHLFGYGAKGFMLSMIETALELTNYKISGEDIQIIINMGKEILSYPINKYEGIDDVLKKLGENYKVICITKGDLLDQESKVARSGLGDYFEEVHVVNEKNPETYQNILNGHNIDVSEFIMIGNSMKSDVLPVVELGASAVHIPCVAQWAHEVVEPSREQREKFLELKKATELLNYL; translated from the coding sequence ATGACTGAATATCGTGTTATTGATTTAATTGGCGAGCTTAAAAAAGGAATTAAAATGATAGATAAAAATAAAATTAAAGTGGTTGCTTTTGATGCTGACGATACCCTTTGGGTAAACGAGCCTTTTTTTAGAAGTGCAGAAGCAAAGTTTTTTCAAATTTTAGAAAAATATATCGAAAAAAGAGATTTTCAAGATGAACTTTATGCCAATGAAGTTAAGAATTTACATCTCTTTGGCTATGGGGCCAAGGGCTTTATGCTCTCTATGATTGAAACCGCCCTAGAGTTAACAAATTATAAAATTTCTGGGGAAGACATTCAGATTATCATTAATATGGGTAAGGAAATCCTTTCTTATCCAATCAACAAGTATGAGGGAATAGATGATGTTCTCAAAAAACTTGGAGAGAATTACAAAGTGATTTGTATTACAAAAGGTGATCTTCTTGATCAAGAAAGTAAGGTTGCTCGCTCTGGTCTTGGCGATTATTTTGAAGAAGTTCACGTCGTCAATGAGAAGAATCCTGAGACCTACCAAAATATTTTAAATGGCCACAACATCGATGTAAGTGAATTTATCATGATTGGAAATTCGATGAAATCAGATGTTCTTCCTGTCGTTGAGCTAGGAGCAAGTGCTGTCCATATTCCATGTGTTGCACAATGGGCCCATGAAGTCGTCGAGCCTTCCCGTGAGCAAAGAGAAAAGTTTTTGGAACTTAAAAAAGCTACAGAGTTGTTAAATTATCTATAA